The genomic interval acctctacaatccaatttgtcccaCAACTGCCCAAATCtctttaaattatgaacaaaaatggagttgcacaagttaacctgacaattactatgttactgtagaagtatccctctatttgagtaacgcttctcacaattgaaaaaatattgtttggttaaagagattgtcacataactcttcttatgtaaaaaaaaactttaaaaaaatatcaaggtgcataaTTTCACATTGTGGGCTATACTTTAAGAATAGTTCATCCctctatcagctgtactctttgagttactcacaacacaattttaaatgtgatttctttgctaAACAGGGCCATTactctgggtatgttgaaaaagacatatcaaactatgcatgtgggtaaaattacacaatgataaatatttatgtaaagtgatAGTCCTCTTGTAGCaagcaatactgtttattttacactgcacatatgttaaaatgtcatttttgtataaatataagacattactacaattatgatgaaaacaacagaaacaacatatagaagtgcgcattagctcacatgcctggttactgtacttgtTAAGTTGCAGGAATACATGTGGAGTTATATACAACAGAAAAGTCACGcagatggatggaaaagtgcaaatctatataccccatattaagcccaagaagcgttaatttattgtacatgtatgtttttatttgacactttatacttgtttgaagcatttcataatatcactgactattccttggtatgtacatgtattaattgtttatttcagccagtgcagtaaagtgacccagatttcggagctgaccaacaCGCAGCCCTCAGGCCTAGAGgggctgtcagtggagctggaaactgtcctgggggaaattaaaaccctgcagatcagtcaggaggccagcattcagtccttgcagagaacatacaatgaacatagggaagttatgatagagcaaatgtgtggcaatttaaatacttatatagatgaatgtgataataattctgtgggtacatcaggcggaaatgagcaatatttaaaagaagagatatGTAGGAATGTTGTTTCtatcgtgaatgaatttgataatattactgcgaaggaacttaacgagatgaaagatgaagttataagcattaaagggtcagttacaagttctattcataaatgcaccagtcttcacaatgacttgtcacaattccatgaaattGTTCAAAAAATTGGAGATCATAAGGAGCTCTGttttatagccagcataaaatgtaagcctataatacagcaggcactgactctgctgggaaagtcaggcaaggcgttTAATGTCCAGAGTAATGCTcagcacaatgtgagaataccaagtgattcacgTACATGTTATATCACAGGCATGTGTGTTCTGACTGATGGGCAGGTGCTGGTTGCAGACAGGAGGAATAACAgagtcaagctgctgaaccagcagtaccaggtggtgagtcactgtgaTGTGACTGACTATGTAGAGGACatgtgtcagatcacacccagtgagatTGCAGTGGCTGTGGATGATGATAGCAACACACATGatgtccagtttatcacagtcacCCAGAGTCAGCTCACTCTTGGTAGGAAGCTTGagttacaacatacatgtataggtattgaCCACCACGAGGGTGAACTGTTTATCTGCTCTGGTACTGCTCTGTTCAAGTACACACTGAGTGGCAAACAGGTCTGCAGACTCTATGAAGATGGGTCATCTGAttatacaggtaagaatcatggtgaattcaTCTTGATAACATAcctattatgtacagggatttttcTAGCCATTGTGAGAAAAGGAGtttagtcaaattgtgttattttaaatccatacaatgacaaatttgggaatttttatcgactGAATAACcgagttgggatttatttttttaatcaacaaatattgacccattaggcctttatcttgttattttgaaaaaaataaccatataaattatagttatatactttgtgagataataataaaatgaaattcagatgtaatagcagaaaacccgctgatgtattataaaatatttgttatataactCCAATGTGCCCTTTGAATactacagtacattgtagccaaaacaagattcagaaatattgatttataaacacgagtaatgaagtattttgactgtcactacatgacatgtctataaatagaaactgtgttcctgggagagagacactttctgaccctgtcttaattttgtggttgttaaatgattgtacatgtacaatatgtttacctgttgatagaactgttcaattgtttcagtatgtgtaattgtttccatctgtgtaattgttttgcttcaattcatatctaactcaccagtcgcatttcaacatgtcaaacgttaacacaatagctctgctactgaagtttattgtcacgcttaactattgaatcattgaaatgtatgcatatattttagatgtgtaaaggcctctttatagcaacatatgcgtaatacaatatcactgcagtatgtttaataagattatttaacattgacagtaattcaatatcttgatgttactctgttttgcagtagacaagtgtgctgtgagtcccacaggtgacaggctgtacatcaccagctgGGACCAGGagaagcttctcaccctggccagggatggcacactcctggctacatactcaGACCCAGCACTAGAGTGGCCacgtggtctacatgtgacccctgcaggccaggtgctggtctgtggataccTGTCCAACACTGTAcaacaggtgggctgggaggggcaGAGTAAGCTGGCTAAGCTGGATACTCAGAAGGATGGAGTGTGGTGcccatggtcagtctgctacagcagcaccacatcctccatcattgtgggactgtTGGAGAACGACAACATCCTGGTggtcagagtggaatagtgtgtacatgtatgtattagttgttgtaattagtgattagtatttcaatgacaatgtgttgtttagcatacgaacatagtagtgtgtaatgttacaatacaacattaagtgtgtagttaaagatacaaataatttatgtacacatattgttataTGCTCTTACACTGTAAGGGTTTTTGGTTGAACATCACATCTaaaacatattatgttatgtattCATAATATTTGTGTCATTATTGTCCTAAAATTTAGTTAATGTAAACtatgcatgaaaaaacaaagcatttcgactgaaaatttaatatttgtacatagatgcacatgtacatagcaactgaggctatttttagacttatttctataaacaccatgccatgtaagaaatgtatattgatgaatagttttttttaaatatgaaatagtttaagtaatctttggaggaatATATTTTGATGGTTTGTGTAATGTTTACAGAATATTAACACaggatgtgagatttattaatttaaattgttttatgctgtttaacatgtgttattgattgttattacatttatataaatgtgtttgaatCCTAAGCATACATACAAGCAATACATCAATCTATCCTGCTGCTCCAGtggctgctgagtcaggacaaggttgctgaggatgtggtggacaaggatgacctgaatacacagaaggtaacatagaccctttgtcagaccttttccttgccattttgggggaaaatgcaAATAGTGtggaatttggatttttttgcgCACGAAAAATCCAttgatttggaaaaaatattttatataactctttcttatacttcaaattataatacagtgtccgacaaatttcttatttttcaggtagcccactgggctaccaataaaaatatttggtagcccataaaattttcctacaaaatggtaagaggcaggttttcttctttattttatttcttcatttacatatacataatatgtatacatacatatacataaaacagcaagtagtctgatgtacacagtcaatatcgtaaattaatgttacagtacaggcaccgtgtacttaaatgtaaatgtaccaaagaaatcatatactacatgtagatattacatgtatgtgcacatgtatgtgtacttaaattcggacagcacgtttagtcgtaaacgtaaataaagcgtttagatgatcaatacgattgattcgtatggtgttaatcaatgctattgccctttttaacaacaaataccgagtttcaagaaatcaagagtattaaatcatttatttacttgtgtccgacttaaagtactgtccgaatttacgtacatgtattgcatccgtatgttacgacacttgaatgcagtcagtatacaatacaataattgtttcaatgaactgatacagcgtaacggtaacgatacagcgtgtttacatgatattttattaagagaaaatgtcaatgccaaatacttcgcgagataccccggtacttacattgaaattcacaacgaaacttttaatgtaaattaaatgatctcaatgttgtacccgctacgaaatttttatttacaaatgaatacACCCACgtcaattttcgcgcgctttttatcaggacaaagaaattcatttcttaaatgtagaattttgtaacctaaaatagctgtacacaacgcgtgcacaccacaggtggaagtaacgtacccaggatagtatttttcatatatatatttttttaggagcccaataaattcaaataaatatataaaatcatgtttaatgagaaaacaaattgacaaagagccatgaaaaaaatccccaccctctgatattggaatcataacttaataagttatgattccaatatcagagggtggggattttttttcatggctctttgtcaattgttttctcattacacatgattttatatatttatttgaatatattgggctccctaaaaaaataaataaaaaaaaatactatccagggtacgttacttccacctgtggtgcACACCGTGGCAgattatttacgcatgttgcaatacaacggtcctgattgggagcttatttcatcatatctttaaatagaaccatgtgccgaaattcatttgacactttagaaaatttcaaacgtttgtgtttatgacacttatcgtctatattacccacccataatttggtttaaaaaaaaaaaacgggcatatatgggattattgattaacagtcgattaatccaattattaattgacaatgcaaactaattagcaggtgttaaccgcgttcacaaagttgtcattaatattcattttcggtttcgttaccgttttgaagaatccgctattgttttaatttatttaatgtttggcgtccttggatatttaattttaacgacatcaaaaacgttgtcgctattactcattgttgcggttaacaaagaattccaaactgcgaaatgatgttgcatcatgtgcgccaactatccaaccggctctcattatattattagcagacgacaaatgttggttctgattggatgattaaaatacactgttactgtttaagacattaccgcaagtgatcggtgactgattagataattgattgcactttgttatcggattaaaagcaatacacagtgtacaaacacatggtcagcgtgtttattctacgtatgtctgtcaataaaccgggctaccgctcttatagatttattgtagcccggcgggcgtcagctggaaatttcagtagcccgatgaaaaatttcggtagcccccgggctccgggcaatggatttgtcggacactgtaataataaaatgatataattatagtaCTATATTGTTTACatctaatttaaatataattgacatataataatcatgaggaaCTTATCTTAAAAAAGAACACTCTTGGGTATGGTTCTTTTTAACAGACCCATAAATATGCCAGAAAAAGGCCTGCTTGTGTATTTCCtatgtattaagaatgcaaaaaagatgaggtggaaaagaacagtatgaattaacataacatacaatattctctataattgtttttttatattttaaaatcatttatattcgtggatttctcagtttcatacatgccataatttttcagaccaattccgggacatgagttaaattgtccgggacttttgccgattttccgggatatgtatagaatgtagcgatatttatagacatatgcatttttggtatgtttttttttgtttcgcatcgataattgcaaaagttcgaaagcct from Dreissena polymorpha isolate Duluth1 chromosome 1, UMN_Dpol_1.0, whole genome shotgun sequence carries:
- the LOC127864227 gene encoding uncharacterized protein LOC127864227; this encodes MAASAQFSVDQGSNEVNDYICNACEDQNKVETSADFYCKQCDRFYCGNCIDLHGKLLAKHTTFGKKDIDKWPVSKKVVHFLLSCDEHKDNKVDKFCNTHRQLCCPQCVLDYHSQCSKVTQISELTNTQPSGLEGLSVELETVLGEIKTLQISQEASIQSLQRTYNEHREVMIEQMCGNLNTYIDECDNNSVGTSGGNEQYLKEEICRNVVSIVNEFDNITAKELNEMKDEVISIKGSVTSSIHKCTSLHNDLSQFHEIVQKIGDHKELCFIASIKCKPIIQQALTLLGKSGKAFNVQSNAQHNVRIPSDSRTCYITGMCVLTDGQVLVADRRNNRVKLLNQQYQVVSHCDVTDYVEDMCQITPSEIAVAVDDDSNTHDVQFITVTQSQLTLGRKLELQHTCIGIDHHEGELFICSGTALFKYTLSGKQVCRLYEDGSSDYTGDRLYITSWDQEKLLTLARDGTLLATYSDPALEWPRGLHVTPAGQVLVCGYLSNTVQQVGWEGQSKLAKLDTQKDGVWCPCGC